In the genome of Stomoxys calcitrans chromosome 4, idStoCalc2.1, whole genome shotgun sequence, the window ATTGATTACTCAGGGGCATTGTTCCGCGGATAATAGTTTAATGGAAACTAGTTTTGACGGCCAGAATATTAGCACGGGGATCTCACTGGCACCTCACGACATCTAATATTTGTGTTTTGTATTTCGCCATTGTCCAATTGCATTCAATAGtccgtataatttttttttttactgacatGACTGTGTTATATTTTGTTTGTAAAGGGATTGAAATACGTTCATCATCTTTGATATAAACTTTTGTTCACAGTTTTATCtttgtttataatttattgcgacacatttttttgttcataactaCGAATGGCAATGCGCCTTTATAACGTttgtacaaacacacacactttGGTGTCAATGCCCAAATTCACTTGCGGATTTttgatagaaaacaaaaacgatACTTACCACAATCAAAATGTTTCCAACCTCCTTTTTTTGTGCTATTGGCCAAGGCATTGACGGCAAATGAATGTGGTGTTGATACACGGCAGGCTGATAGGATAGAAGCGGGCACACAGCCATATATGTATAGATGATACTGCAATGCGATTTCACCCTCGGTCACGAGATGGGGAAAGAGAATTGTACCTGGAAGGGAAAATGGAAGACGACAATTAGTAACCAGCATATATTTTTAGTTGGTATCCCAATAAGGCTTGTGCTACGAGACGATGCTATTACATACTTATGAGCTGGAGCAATTTGGTTcagtaattttatttttggcaatTAGTATCGTTACACTAGCCACAGCACAAACTCCGTGCAGTGGACAAGTGACCCGAAATCATCTTACCTTTTGCCAGACAGCGCAACATATTCGGCACCAAAATTTTAGAGGTTTCACTCCAAGATGTAACGCATGTGTCCACGACAGCCGGTTGGCAGACGGGTTTTTGTCCAGGCATACCAATCCACGGTTGGGTTCCGAGGGGAAAAGATTTTGTGTGTATCGTCCCGAATACCTGAGGGCGGAAAAGGAAAATATTAGAATATTGTCAGGGACGGGATTTACTGATATATTTATTACCtctttaatttgttttagagctgactgtgttgtttttgtttcaacaATCATGTAGTGCAAAGTGTTATCTCGCCAGTGTGAATGGCGGCGTCGAGagttttcacacacacacacgcacgatTAGAGACATCGTCATTTATTAGaatgtaagtttttttttatggtttaCCCAAATGAATGAAACAGGAAAATACAGCTATGCATGTACACGTATGAAAAGCACGCTGGTGGTGATTGCATGTGTGTGTGGAGTTTATGTGAATGAAGCAGCAACCCTCTTACTACAAGCGGCTAGTAGGGACGCCAAAGCCAGAAATTTTTGGCAATGTTTCCTGGGAGTAAGATGAACGGCCAGATTATTGGAATGTTTTGGGAGTAATTAATTAGATGCTTACTTTTTCGTCTTTTTGTCGCTTTAGGGCTCATTGGCTAGACTCACGGGTGATCACAGCCGCATGTTTCCCGGACCATGTACCGTTTTCCATtctctttcatattttttatatatgccGCCCGCGGGTTGCCTTTCCAAACACGCACATCACCATCCCCGCCGTATTCCTTGGGAATGGTGAAGTTTTGTTGCGTGGAGTTTCAGTTTTATTTGATGGatgattatttgattttatggtAATGGTCGGCGATGACCCTCCGCGTACGATGTACGCTGTAGCCGGTAGAGGGAAAATGTGGTGGAAACGCTACATGGTGCCAAGGCGATTAGCGAAAGTGCTGCCACTGTGAAATTTCTATAGAGTGCGATTAGTGGGGTGGTAACGTAGCCAGGGGTACAACTCTGTGCTGGTTTCTGGGGTCAACTGAGAAGGCAAAAGGAAACTTAATAAATGCAGGGAAATAGAGGAAAATTTGTAAGGCGGGAAAAGTCTGCGATTTTCCACGGCTTATAAAAGGGGCTGAACGCCGCGACGCTTTCAGATTCCAAAGTGTAGTTGGCGGAGTTTTGCTTTTCAAGTGCAAacggaaaaaaaaattgtgatatcCGAAATAAAAAGGCCTGATAGTATCAAGAAGTTCGAAAcgtgttatttatttatttatttgtaaagaCTTCAGAGTCTGGTTTGtggtgacaattttttttatgtgtgGGCGGTTGCCAAATACGTGAGTAATGGAATTTCAGtgatgtggctttgtggattgTAACCGTTGTGTgggttccttttttgttttttttttatcctcttAAAGGAAATCCCCCGTCAAGAACACTACAACCATCCAGGCCTCCTCAGCATTACTGACGAGAGAGGCCAATCCAACTCAGGAGGAATCCTGGCATATTTTCGTGGTGGAGTCAACTTTCACTAGGGCTTTGGAGAAAAGGCCCTGAAGGCATCCTACAAATAAGGAAAGAGATAAAGTTTATTGGACACTGTGAATTGGCCAGGTAATCCCTTATATTGGGAATTCCAGAATTTATTTTGAAGAGATGATTTGACGCTCAGACGTCCATATCAATGTGCCAACAGCCCGGCTGCCAAtctgaaaagaaaagaataaaagaaagttTAATGAGAAAATGTTAAACAGAAAGTAAATTATAGAAAAGCCAAAAAAGTAgtctaatttaaaaaaaaggaaaaggaaagaaaattacaaaaaaagtataaaattattaagaaattcataaaaaagaaaaaaagataaaaaaaattctaaaaaatcgccaaaaaaataaattaggtTAAGTTGTGTTGTTGTAGTCGTTTATTATGTGTGTTTAAGtgtctttttttattatatgtaGTTATGTTACCTTTTATTCattgattatttattttttttttgttcattttttttttgggttttttttatataatatgtTCATGTGAGGGACATTAACTCCAGTTAGGAAATTTAAAAGTTTGAGTGTAGGGTTACCCGAAATTACGCATGGGATAAAGTGTGATTTCCCATTTTTTGTGTTGTGGACGCATTAGAATGTCCAAAAGAGACCCCCTAACAGAGCTCTATTAGGCAAGTAGTGATAGTGTTTTAACGTATTGGCCAGAATTTGGCATTATTGTTTTGTATTTCCGTTCGTGATTGAGGGTGATCTGAGTAATTGACTCAAGAAAAATACAAGTCTGGGTTAGTGTTTCAATTTCCGTTTTGTTATGTTTCCATGTTAGGATTAAGATTCGAATTATGATTGTGTCAATAAATGTTACTTTTAATGTTTGATTATTATAACGTAATCATgatgttttaatttgttttgagAGAGGGAAGTAGGTGCAAATAGTCATGAGGTGAGTGTTTATGGAATTTGGGGCCCTTATAACGTTTTCATTTATGCTTAGGATCTAAGGGTCAAGGTTGGGTGGGCAAGTGTGGGAGTAACTCCACCAAACTCCCTTGTTTAAGGTGTACCCCGTGTTTGTTAtcgttttattttgtattaagtccttcatttgtttattgttcgtcCCCTAGGGCTACTGGTGGATGGGTTGGGACCGCCCAGAGCATGGCCCCGACTGAGCTAGTTGGAACCCCACCGTAGCGCCACAGTAGGCGGCTCGTAacaatttgcaattaaaattgtgcgaaatttaaccTGATGCAACGACATGTTGCCACTATTTTGCTCacagaactcagtaccactgtacggaatgtgttcgcattatcttcgtcaccatttttttcaTAGTGCGTTTTGGACAGTTgttgcgttttgacagttgttcgtgtgaaaagttGATGTCAGTACTTAAGGACGTTAACACCTCGCCAACCCACTCACAACCGCCTCATATAAAGGGGGTTTGCACGATATCCACCAGGATTctgtaataaatgcgacctcatCATAACCGACCGAATATTGTTCTTGGCGTTTCCCTTGCAAATGACGAGAAAGACCTGCCTAGAAGACCCAaacccaaggcggatttaaaaaggtggtctcacgcgaacagccgtTAACAGATGACCAGGTTTGACGGttttaagatgacagatttttgtttgcattctctttttttgttatcttctttctcgcatattctctgctaatGTACGCACATGCattcacacacgcacacacaatcccatggcagccggttgtacgcaccggattgacccgatggaatcctcatcggcaagggctaccgcctcagtatacgtgttcgtcttttttcgtcatgggagaggcacatcccggagtgccttctccgtacgcttctggtccgtgccgggattgaaaagaaccccggaccctggttctgttcggtttgccagaatctTTGGCCTTTctttgttggcaaaacgtcgatcagcttgatgacaagatggctgATTGAACCATATAATTTGTAGTTAGTtgctgtacaaatgagaccaccattAATTGTTTTGCCATGGCATCTCCCTTACAGATGACGAGAAAGACCTGCCTAGAAGACCCAAAACCAAAATAGAGTAAACTTCAAGGAAAACGACAAATTTATCTTTATATGTGAAGCGCCCATTGCCCAGATAAGCACAGCAGTATTATGTTATCAGTCACTATTGAATGCTTAGTATAGAAGAAGAACTTTATTTTTAAGCCAGCCGAATGTAAACAATCGCACGTgttgaatcaaaaaaaaagtgtaggCTCCTACAAATTACTGTGTATTTagccaaaaggaaaaaaacaaaacatggaaaTTATTGTTGGCACGTATGAAAATTTTCTGCTAGGCTATAAAGTCGATATAAAGGTATTCATTCGCGCTTTGGTTATCCTGCAGTAAGATagtattttttctttatataattTAGGTTGACAAGCCATCAATAGTACAGTCCTTTGCGGACAGATCACATTCTGGGTCAATACGATGTGTTGCTGTCAAGGATCAATGGATAGCTACGGGAGCAACAGACGATCGCATTTTTATATACGATATGAGCACACGAAAACAAGCACAGGTAAATCATATGGAAGGATGAGATTTCGGTAAAGGTATTGAACTTCTATCTATCTATGAGTGTCGTCCGATTAAAGTTCTAAGCTTAATGAtacgggcctcctttttatagctgagtctgaaaaccgtgccgcattgcgacacctcttcagtaagaagtttttacatggtaaagtACATCGCAAATGACGCCAGGAGAAGATAAACACCACGGAAAATGTTTCTAAGTGTCTTGCCAGGTTTTCAGCGATCTCAGCTGAGTCTGAAAACCgtgtcgcattgcgacacctcttcagtaataagtttttacatggcaaagtaaatcgcaaatgtcgccaggagAAGATAAACAccactgaaaaatgttttctaagtGTCTTGCCAGGTTTCGAGCCCAGGTTTTCAGCGACCTCAGCTGAGTCTGAAAAtcgtgtcgcattgcggcacctCTTCagtaagaagtttttacatggcaaagtaccaaATGTCGCCGGAAGATAATCacagctgaaaaatgttttctaagtATCTTGCCAGGTTTCGAGCCCAGGTTTTCAGCGACCCCAGTATGTAACATTACAAAAAGTTAAGCAAATAGTAAGACTATAGaagaacaatcccatggcagccggttgtatgtaccggattgacccgatgagttccttcatcggcaagggctgccgcctcagtgtaccacacactgctactacaacaacaacaactatagaAGAAGTTTATGTAGTTTAGACCTTCCATATATTCTGCCCATTTCCTATTGCCTATACACGAATAattgtttataataaatttttttagattaTACTCTCCCATGATGGCACTATAAACTCATTGGCTTTCACCCCAGATGgcactcatttattgtctgcagGCGACGATGGCCGCATGATAGCTACACGCCTTAAAACCTGGTTTACTGATGCCACATGGAAAAAGGCTCACAGTGGTTCAGCTGTTACGCATGTAAGTTGCCATCCGAGCGGAAAGCTTGCTCTCTCCTTGGGGTCCGATCTGGTTTTAAGAACATGGAACTTAGTTAAGGGGCGTGTGGCATACAAAACCAATCTAAAAAGTCGCAACACATTAGGCCGTCAACCGGATTGTCTCACATGGTCGCCCAACGGTGATTATTTCACTTTGAGTGGTCAACGTGTTGTTGAATTTTGGTCCATAAAAACTGCGGATGTAGCGCGTTCACAGAAGACAAAATCAAAACCAACTTGTTTGTCTTGGATATCAGATGAAGAGTGCCTAGTGGGATTAGAAGATGGAAAGATTTTGTGGCTTAATGTGAACAAAGAAGAAGATAATGTAAGGATAACTTTGccttttgaatttaaaatgttaataGTTGTATTTTTCTTGCAGGATATCGAAATTCCTGCTTACATGTATGTACGAGTAAAGGTGATGCAAAGCTTTAAGAACAATTTAATAACAGCATCCAGGTAATTTATGTTCTAAACAGATGTGGTGGATTTTTCTATCTTTGTAAGTTGGCATTTAAAAATAGCAAGTAATCATTATATCATTACAGTTTTGGTGAAATAAAAGTCTGGCAAATAGTTGCAAATAAGCGTAAACTAAAGGAAGTTGCTAAGGCCAACATAGGATGCCGTCCTACATGTTTAAGTGTATTGGATTTAGAACAATTTGGAGCTAACTATGTAATAAGCAGCACAATTGAGGAGGTAAAGGATATAAAACCGACAGGATCCAAGGCAAAAGCACCTCCTCGAGGTGTGGTCACAATTGAATACGACGATGATGATAATGAAGACAGTGATAGCAATTCAAAATCAGACCATGAAGAAGAAAGTGATGAGGAGGAAGTGACTGAAggcgaagaagaagaaaacgacAATGATAGTGCTGCAGAGGTAAGTGATGATGACGAAAATGAGGACGACGTTGAAGAACCTTCAAGTGAACCTGCAAGTACCAATAGCGAAGAAGACGAACAAAATGCAGAACCTGTAATGCGTTTACCTAAATCACGCAAGCATAAACTACAATTGATGAAAATGAAGtcaaacacaaataaaaaacaaaagatgGACAACTATGTTAAACCACAGCAAACTATtaacaaagcaaaaaataaacaaaaaaataaaaagtaggaaaaaatagttttaacttTTTCATTAAACAGTGGAtaacatgataaagagtagcacATTCAGTGAATTGCTGAGATAAATGAAGCAGCGACCGCCCTGCACGAGGATGTGCAAAAATTAGAAGAATCATTCGATGCCAAGATGTATAATTTGAAGGTATGCATTGTCATTGAAGGGGCATTTAACAATGTGATGAATGATATATtgatctaatccttagaccGGTACCTGGTGGGCcgggtccttaaagactggaaCAGGTGAATTAATTTTGCGTTTCCTGATATAAAGATGAAAAAAGTGGCAAAGGGCAGGCCACAGGGGGCATACTATCGCTACTCCCACAAAAAATTACAGAATATGGATCCCCACTAGATagccgacccatagacatacagggAGCATATTATCGctactcccaaaaaaaaatagggAATAAGGTTCCCCACTAAGGATAGTATAGAAAGGGCGATGAGGAACTCGCCTACCAGGGCAATCGAGACTATTCAAGATGGCCGACCcatagatatacagattaagtatgaggcggCTTTGAGACATAAGGCGGGGGAGAATGGATAGCAaatgggagcaggtcataccatgaATGGAGTGGAAGAGGTTAAGACCCAGATACCTGAGACGTcttttgaggtcgagtgcgaggcactgctggcaGCAGAACGGTCTTGGACTGACGAAACTATTGtaatgccatctggaagttcatgctggAAGGATCGTTCGAAGCTACAGtatagagtgggcctgaggtcaacattgaggacccaggaactgagatctgttttcctGCCTGAACATAATACTATCTTACAGGGGAAGATTTACGCGATCACTGAATGCGTGAGTTGGGATGAATGTCGAGTGTgtatatctttacggacagtaaggtGGCCATCAGGGCTATAAGAACTAGGACACTAACGGCACTTCTAGAAATGTAAAGATGGGGTTAATGCCTTCTCGAGGAGGGCGATCCTTAATGCTTGAGTGTTGGGCCACAGTGGAGCAAGTTGGAGAAAGGAGACACGAAATAACCGTCGGGGCCAGAGGATTGCCATCAGTAAACTTGGTAAATGCGCAACCTTTGGACGTAGTCCGAGTAGCCAACAAAAGCGCATGTAGCACTGTAAAACATTGACACGGTCGGTAAGACGATGAAACCCCTATGATGGGATCCGGATAGGGGAAAGACGAGACGATTACTGAGAGGAAGCAGCAAGgcggttgttgttattgttgttgttgttgttgtagcagtttattgtgtactatctttcgtctgcttgattctgttgagtgtccagacccaggaactccgcgactaagatggggtgcgtccacagggatctgggtctgagtcgagtgggtctggccgggcagttaaacaggtgacgtgtatcgtgcggtccctggttacagtcgggacatacatcttgcacgtcggcatcaatcctagctctgtgggaattgaggcggctgcatctgccggaacgtaattgagccagaatcactctggtttgccgggggaggtcgattcttcgggtgcaatgggtggcggtcgttctccaaggactacattcactcggtagccagttaacgcgtctgcatgaatgttgttcagaccgcttgatatgccgcttgatctagaggttctctcttgtagcgctggacctcacgctctagatcatgtacatagatctaccttaaggcttctgggcggtgggtatctatccacaagatgatgatttggatgatttctgcgataacagcccaaaaggtattgcttagacagcatgtagttatgtcttcgcactggtaggatctttgtctcctggtggaggtggtccacatgagaactaaggaggcagcccgtcgcagttcggagggcggcattctgacagatctgaatattattccactgcgtgtcacaaagctgacgtgaccacactggcgctgcataacttaccacagaccggccaattgctttgtacgtggtcaacaaggtttctttgtctgcaccccaagtgctgccagcgagtgacttgaggaccttgtttctacttttgactttattgcagattgctgtggcatgtggggagaaagtgtaggagctgtcaaatgtgacgccaagtattttgggacacttgatggtcggaatcaattctccaacggccatcacagtcagctcagaattcacctcacgcgtatttgtagtgaacagtgtggctgaagatttggtggcggatatcttcagatttcttgcagcgaaatatgaggcaagctcgttgaggtagacgttcaacctatcgcagatgtcatcaatgggtggggggcctgatgccaagatcgtacagtcgtccgcatatgatacgatctctatgccgtctggaggaggtgggatggaggataggtagaggttaaacagagccggagatatcaccccgccttggggaactccctgtttcactctacggtgttttgacttcttatccctaaattccacaaatgactggcggccacacagataattcgcgacccaacgtttaaggcctggagggacgtgttggcgatgtcctcaaataatttggcatggctgaccgtgtcgaatgccttcgataggtccaatgccacgaggaccgtcctatcacatggcctgggttgattgaagccacggcaaatgtgtgtggtgatggcatgcaaagctgttgttgtgctgtgcagtctccgaaatccgtgttgatgctcggcgaatggaaattctcctacgaggctcgggaggagtaatgcctcaagcgtcttagccactggtgagagaagggagatcggtctgtacgactcccccaaactcgggtccttaccaggcttcagtagcgggatcactctgcccattttccagacatcgggaactataagtgtgttcaatgacaggttaaggactgtggtaaggtactcaactccaggtaaatccagattcttcagcatcaatgtagagattccgtcggggcccaacgccttggaaggtttgtcgccacggatgacattcgtaacttcgcccacggtaaattgtgatggctgttcatcggctcggagaccacgaatacggcgaatggctctcctccttgccctgtctctctcgggatgcacaataaattgacggttgagcaacctggcgcatctcttcggatcagtcacggttaactcgccaaaagtgactgaggtcctgtcgtcccgtctaccggggttcgagagagacttaacagtggcccacaatttgcctgcaccggtgcctaagttacattgctccaagtgttccagccacaaattccgcttatgttcgttgactaccctgtttatttccagattcagctcgctgattctggggttagcggggtccatagcacgaatcccatcacgctcgtctgcgagtaccactgcttgcgccgggaaattgggtcgcacttgcggtattcgaccggctggtataaagcgagcggctgctgcgttgatgatgtctcggaatttcctctcggccacaagcacatcagaggggggtggcagttcattgaagcggcgattggaatactctctgaagccagtccaattggccttcttgtagttgatgaacgttcggcgctcagaggttatgaagtcgggtggtcggtcgatggtgaggatt includes:
- the LOC131996774 gene encoding uncharacterized protein LOC131996774; this translates as MIVETKTTQSALKQIKEVFGTIHTKSFPLGTQPWIGMPGQKPVCQPAVVDTCVTSWSETSKILVPNMLRCLAKGTILFPHLVTEGEIALQYHLYIYGCVPASILSACRVSTPHSFAVNALANSTKKGGWKHFDCDWQPGCWHIDMDV
- the LOC106094129 gene encoding p21-activated protein kinase-interacting protein 1-like yields the protein MEIIVGTYENFLLGYKVDIKVDKPSIVQSFADRSHSGSIRCVAVKDQWIATGATDDRIFIYDMSTRKQAQIILSHDGTINSLAFTPDGTHLLSAGDDGRMIATRLKTWFTDATWKKAHSGSAVTHVSCHPSGKLALSLGSDLVLRTWNLVKGRVAYKTNLKSRNTLGRQPDCLTWSPNGDYFTLSGQRVVEFWSIKTADVARSQKTKSKPTCLSWISDEECLVGLEDGKILWLNVNKEEDNDIEIPAYMYVRVKVMQSFKNNLITASSFGEIKVWQIVANKRKLKEVAKANIGCRPTCLSVLDLEQFGANYVISSTIEEVKDIKPTGSKAKAPPRGVVTIEYDDDDNEDSDSNSKSDHEEESDEEEVTEGEEEENDNDSAAEVSDDDENEDDVEEPSSEPASTNSEEDEQNAEPVMRLPKSRKHKLQLMKMKSNTNKKQKMDNYVKPQQTINKAKNKQKNKK